In one Agrobacterium tumefaciens genomic region, the following are encoded:
- a CDS encoding integrase arm-type DNA-binding domain-containing protein, translated as MRTLNRLSALSVKNSSAGKHADGGGLWLFKREDGGGQWVLRFTIHGRRREMGLGAIAEVSLKEAREGAERWRAVIRSGLDPITQREKRRREAAKRLHLLKDVAEDAFESRKAELKDDGKAGRWFSPLEIHVLPRLGKTPVAEIEQTQIRDTLSPIWHTKAATAQKALNRLDICMRHAAALGLDVDLQATAKARALLGQQRHDATNIPAMPWQDVPAFYERLSDGSITHLALRLLILTGVRSRPLRFLHLSQVDDDVWTIPGETMKGRKGKTPDFRVPLPPEALEVVKAATPLARDGFLFPSVKKGVISDATMSRLMERAKMPYRPHGFRSSLRDWIAETTDTPHDIAETTLAHTVGGKVERAYRRTDFLEQRRKLLERWAKHVTGKGGQVLRLVAEG; from the coding sequence GTGCGCACTCTCAACAGGCTTTCGGCGCTTTCGGTAAAGAACTCTTCGGCCGGAAAGCACGCAGACGGTGGCGGCCTTTGGCTTTTCAAGCGCGAAGATGGCGGCGGCCAATGGGTGTTGCGTTTCACTATCCACGGACGGCGCCGGGAAATGGGTCTAGGCGCTATTGCGGAAGTCTCATTGAAAGAGGCGCGTGAAGGCGCGGAACGCTGGCGTGCTGTTATCCGCTCTGGCTTGGATCCAATTACCCAACGCGAGAAACGGAGGCGAGAAGCCGCCAAACGTCTTCATCTTCTAAAGGACGTTGCCGAGGATGCATTTGAAAGCAGGAAGGCGGAACTGAAAGATGATGGTAAAGCGGGGCGCTGGTTCAGTCCTCTAGAGATTCATGTTCTGCCGAGGCTTGGGAAGACGCCCGTTGCCGAGATCGAACAGACGCAAATTCGCGATACACTCTCACCCATCTGGCATACCAAAGCGGCCACGGCTCAAAAGGCACTCAATCGCCTGGATATCTGCATGAGACATGCAGCAGCTCTTGGTCTAGACGTGGATTTGCAAGCGACGGCAAAAGCGCGTGCATTACTCGGCCAACAGCGCCACGACGCGACAAATATCCCAGCAATGCCTTGGCAAGATGTGCCAGCTTTCTACGAGCGTCTCTCTGATGGCTCGATAACCCATCTAGCCCTCCGCCTTCTTATCCTGACAGGCGTTCGCTCTCGCCCGTTGCGCTTTCTCCATCTTTCCCAGGTCGATGACGACGTGTGGACGATACCAGGGGAGACAATGAAGGGCCGGAAAGGCAAGACGCCCGACTTTCGCGTTCCCCTGCCCCCTGAAGCGCTTGAAGTCGTGAAAGCCGCCACACCTTTGGCTCGTGATGGGTTTCTTTTCCCCAGCGTCAAAAAAGGCGTCATTTCTGATGCCACGATGTCCAGGCTGATGGAGCGGGCTAAGATGCCTTATCGCCCCCACGGCTTCCGCTCGTCATTAAGGGATTGGATCGCTGAAACCACCGACACACCACATGACATCGCGGAAACAACGCTTGCGCATACCGTGGGCGGTAAAGTTGAGCGAGCTTATCGGCGCACTGATTTCCTAGAGCAGCGCCGCAAGCTTCTTGAGCGCTGGGCAAAGCATGTGACGGGTAAGGGCGG
- a CDS encoding copper-translocating P-type ATPase: protein MSQIQLRASHTIAIDGMTCASCVGRVEKAIAKVPGVLKASVNLATERADISFSGPPDVLAVIDAVRNAGYGVEEKTVELDIEGMTCASCVGRVEKALKAVSGVSGASVNLATERATVRVAGNAVSAATLAEAIKQAGYKASETAADKAKGDEPDRREAELRGLKISLAIAVALTLPVFVLEMGSHMVPAIHDFVMETVGMRESWYLQFALTTLVLFGPGLRFFKKGIPALLRLAPDMNSLVVLGTAAAWGFSVVATFVPEILPRGTANVYYEAAAVIVTLILLGRFLEARAKGRTSEAIKRLVGLQAKSARVLRNGETIDVPLQDVVAGDVIVVRPGEKVPVDGLVLDGSSYVDESMITGEPVPVTKVAGSEVVGGTINRNGSFTFRATKVGADTLIAQIIRMVEEAQADKLPIQALVDKVTNWFVPAVMLAALATFIVWFVLGPEPALTFALVNAVAVLIIACPCAMGLATPTSIMVGTGRAAEMGVLFRRGDALQTLRDADVIAVDKTGTLTLGKPTLVHFTTTEGFDPDEVLRLVASLENRSEHPIAEAIVEAAKHGGLTLADAEGFEATPGFGVAAMVDGRRVEAGADRFMVKLGYDVTMFADEADRLGREGQSPLYAAVDGRLAVIIAVADPVKPTTPEAIAALHALGLKVTMITGDNRRTAEAIARRLGIDEVVAEVLPDGKVDAVKRLAAGGRKVAFVGDGINDAPALAAADVGLAIGTGTDVAIESADVVLMSGDLRGVANAIALSKATIRNIGQNLFWAFAYNAALVPVAAGILYPVNGVLLSPVLAAGAMALSSVFVLTNALRLKSFRPPLVDRSSDTQLAAAE from the coding sequence ATGTCACAAATCCAGCTCCGGGCGAGCCATACGATAGCCATCGATGGGATGACATGCGCCTCTTGTGTTGGCCGTGTGGAAAAGGCGATTGCCAAGGTGCCGGGTGTCCTCAAGGCTTCGGTCAATCTGGCAACGGAACGCGCCGATATTTCTTTTTCCGGTCCGCCTGATGTACTGGCCGTTATCGATGCCGTCCGGAATGCGGGATATGGCGTCGAAGAGAAAACCGTCGAGCTCGATATTGAGGGCATGACCTGCGCCTCCTGTGTCGGGCGTGTCGAAAAAGCGCTGAAGGCCGTCTCCGGTGTTTCCGGTGCGAGCGTAAATCTGGCGACGGAGCGCGCCACTGTCCGCGTTGCCGGCAATGCCGTCTCGGCCGCCACCCTGGCGGAAGCGATCAAGCAAGCGGGTTATAAGGCGAGCGAGACTGCCGCCGATAAAGCCAAGGGTGATGAGCCCGACCGACGTGAAGCTGAACTACGCGGTCTGAAAATCAGCCTTGCTATCGCGGTCGCCCTGACGCTGCCGGTCTTCGTTCTGGAAATGGGCTCGCATATGGTGCCCGCCATCCATGACTTCGTGATGGAAACCGTCGGCATGCGGGAAAGCTGGTATCTGCAATTCGCGCTGACCACGCTTGTTCTCTTCGGGCCGGGCTTACGCTTCTTCAAAAAGGGCATACCAGCGCTTCTGCGGCTGGCGCCGGACATGAATTCGCTTGTCGTGCTGGGCACCGCCGCCGCCTGGGGATTTTCGGTGGTCGCCACCTTTGTGCCCGAGATCCTGCCGAGAGGCACGGCCAATGTCTATTATGAGGCGGCGGCGGTTATCGTCACGCTGATCCTGCTCGGCCGTTTTCTGGAAGCGCGCGCCAAGGGCCGCACCAGCGAGGCGATAAAGCGGCTCGTTGGCCTGCAAGCCAAGTCGGCCCGCGTGTTGCGCAATGGTGAAACGATTGACGTGCCGCTGCAGGATGTTGTGGCCGGCGATGTGATCGTGGTTCGCCCCGGCGAGAAGGTGCCCGTTGACGGTCTGGTGCTTGATGGTTCCTCCTATGTGGATGAATCGATGATCACGGGCGAACCTGTGCCGGTGACCAAGGTGGCAGGCTCCGAAGTCGTCGGCGGCACGATCAACCGGAACGGTTCCTTCACCTTCCGCGCTACCAAGGTGGGTGCCGATACGCTGATTGCGCAGATCATCCGCATGGTTGAGGAGGCGCAGGCCGACAAGCTGCCCATTCAGGCTTTGGTGGACAAGGTGACCAACTGGTTCGTGCCGGCGGTGATGCTGGCAGCACTCGCCACCTTTATCGTCTGGTTCGTTCTTGGGCCGGAGCCGGCGCTTACCTTTGCGCTCGTCAACGCCGTCGCGGTTCTCATCATTGCCTGCCCGTGCGCCATGGGCCTTGCCACGCCGACATCGATCATGGTCGGAACCGGCCGTGCCGCCGAGATGGGTGTCCTGTTCCGCCGCGGCGATGCGCTCCAGACCCTGCGTGACGCCGACGTCATCGCCGTCGACAAGACCGGCACGCTGACGCTCGGCAAGCCGACGCTGGTTCATTTCACCACGACGGAAGGCTTCGATCCGGATGAAGTGCTGCGCCTTGTCGCCTCGCTTGAGAACCGTTCCGAACATCCGATTGCCGAAGCGATTGTCGAGGCGGCGAAACATGGTGGCCTGACGCTTGCCGACGCGGAGGGCTTTGAGGCCACCCCTGGTTTCGGCGTAGCGGCAATGGTTGACGGTCGCAGGGTCGAGGCCGGAGCTGACCGGTTCATGGTGAAGCTCGGTTACGATGTCACGATGTTCGCGGATGAAGCCGACCGGCTTGGCCGGGAAGGGCAGTCGCCGCTCTATGCCGCCGTGGATGGCAGACTGGCAGTGATTATTGCCGTTGCCGATCCGGTCAAGCCGACGACGCCGGAGGCGATAGCGGCTCTGCACGCACTTGGTCTCAAGGTCACGATGATCACCGGCGACAACCGCCGCACCGCCGAAGCCATTGCCCGCCGTCTCGGTATCGATGAGGTGGTGGCGGAAGTCTTGCCCGACGGCAAGGTGGACGCTGTGAAGAGGCTGGCCGCTGGCGGGCGGAAAGTTGCCTTTGTCGGCGATGGCATCAACGATGCGCCGGCCCTTGCGGCAGCCGATGTCGGGCTTGCCATCGGCACGGGTACGGATGTCGCCATTGAAAGCGCCGATGTGGTGCTGATGTCGGGTGATCTGCGCGGCGTTGCCAATGCCATCGCGCTCTCCAAGGCGACGATCCGCAATATCGGCCAGAATCTGTTCTGGGCCTTCGCCTACAATGCCGCGCTCGTTCCCGTGGCGGC